In Synchiropus splendidus isolate RoL2022-P1 chromosome 11, RoL_Sspl_1.0, whole genome shotgun sequence, the DNA window attattaaaatgtgaCTGTGGTGTCTGTTTTGACGCGCTGATATTTACATCCAGGTGACAGAGCACAACTACAGGGGTCACAGTGACAGTGTGGATCAGCTGTGCTGGCACCCCACCAACCCAGATCTCTTCGTCACTGCGTCCCTTGACAAGTCCATCCGCATTTGGGATGTCCGCACAACCAAATGTGTCGCGGCAGTGAATACAAAAGGTGATTCTACATGGTGGTGACATTCGCTGAAGCTTAGCATCTTATGTACCTGTTCTTCACCAAGTTCATGTTTGTCTCCTCGACTCAGGTGAGAACATCAACATCTGCTGGAGCCCCGACGGCCAGACCATCGCTGTAGGTAACAAAGATGATGTGGTGTCCTTCGTGGACACCAAGACGCATCGGTTCAGAGCGGAGAAGCAGTTCAAGTTCGAGGTGAACGAGATCTCCTGGAACAACGACAACGACATGTTCTTCCTCACCAACGGGAACGGCTGCATCAACCTTCtgaggtgacacacacacacacacacacacatgcacacacactctgagtCACACAGGTTTTACTCAAACGCCTCTCCAGTTATCCAGATCTGAAGCCCATCCAGTCCATCAAAGCTCACCCCTCCAACTGCATCTGCATCAAGTTCGACCCCACGGGGAAGTACTTTGCTACAGGAAGCACCGACGCTCTGGTCAGCCTGTGGGACGTGGACGAGCTGGTGTGCGTGCGCTGCTTCTCACGGTGAGTGTACAGCAGTCACTGCTCTTGAGTGGAAAAACCAGGAAGCCTTGTCCTCAGACTGGAGTGGCCAGTGAGGACTCTAAGCTTCAGCCACGATGGGAAGATGTTGGCGTCGGCATCTGAGGATCACTTCATCGACATAGCAGATATAGAAACAGGTGAGGGGTGACAAGTGAAGTGGTCAACCCTGGGCATCATAAAAATACAAGACAAGCAGGGGTCACATATAGTTTGATATTCTGCGACTCTGTTTGTAGGAGGAGAGCCCCCCCAAACTTCCTCCTCAGTTAGTGGTTCACTGTCTCCGTCTCTGCAGGGGAGAACCTCTGGGAGGTCCAGTGCGACTCCCCCACCTTCACAGTGGCCTGGCACCCCAAGAGGCTACTGCTGGCGTACGCCTGCGACGTCACGGACGGTAAGTACGACAGCAGCCGTGACGTGGGGATGGTCAGACTCTTTGAATTTCCAAATCACACCTGACAATGATACATGAGTCTTTCCGCCGGCAGGAGGCGCTGCCGTTTCACAGAGAAACGGCCTCCCTTGCTTTTGTAACTCCAGCTGGACTTTCAAAAGTACTAAGTAGAAACATTTTGTTCCGCTACACAAGTGCCCTTATCGCTTTTGAGCTTTATTTTATGGGTATAAACATGGTGCCGTGTGACAAAGGTGGAACAGCTCAGGGTCAACGCAGTTCAGTTGGTGAATTATAGTTTAGTCTCATTGATTgaggatggtttttttttacgtcTGTTTTGTTAGGATTCATTTCACTCTTGAAGGCTGCTAGCAGTCTGTGCTTGTTCTGATAGTCCATCTTTGTTTTAGACAAAGTGATAAACAACTTTTTTTGACCCCCAGAATTGCTGGATTTCACACTGGTCATGACTGTTGAGCTCAACGTGTGattttcattaattttttttaagtgatttattttttaatttgttcatgtcatgttctaatGTTGTTCTCTTTGTATAACTTATTTTttgcgttaaaaaaaaaaatacagtggcCATATTTCAGTATTCACACCGTAATGAATGTGACTTTTTTCTCCCCTCATATTTTCTCACTCTTCACCTCGTAAAGTTTTTCCACTGTCAActcaatttttttattgatatttttctttgttgtgaTCTGAAGTTCATTTGTTTCTTGAATGTTGCTTATTAAAAAAGTTACCCCGcctaaataaaaatgtaattctaTAGTGTAAAATCGGGtatgtacaataaaaaaaaaacaaacaaggaaccATAAAATCTCCActcaagtaacatccgactgggatcggttccaaccaaccgatcataagtcagattggacgtaagtcgcatgccattcaaaatagccgacgcgatgGTTATAGGTactgctgtagtggtagatggctgtgtgagtgagatgctggtatactgtgctgctgtaactgtcgtatgcgATGCGTggctgctgcagtgccagacattgaattaaaaaaactaaGCATATGCTTTAGGCCCTAAGTACGGGTGGTCGTAAGtccgatgttacttgtatgtaaATAAAACCCtagaaaatacaaatgtttttaaaaaataatggtaATTTGTTCGATAGAGCTGGGAATTATTTTCTTctggcagaaaatgtatttttttgaataaatgtaaacattcaAGTCCTGCAAATGGTATCATCAGAAGTGCACtgactgcattttcattttctctgtcaTGTCGTGTACAAAACCTCGACCCccaccatcaacacacacacactctgagttATTAAAGACAGCAGCAGTGGGTCTCAGCAACAATAATTTAATTATTCTGGACCTTGAACCGACCTTGCAGTGTGAATGTGGTGAGTGCAGGAGAAGGTCGGTGTGAGGAGGAAATAGGAATCCATCTCCTTTTAAAAGCACACGCTCTCCACTCGACAGTGAATACAACAAAAAGATGTTCTCGCTGAAGAGCTCTCCGTAGCTTCTACCCTCACCTTCTTCCATTCATTCACTAGCTCAATGAGCTGGTGAGGCCCCCCACCTCTCCCCGATGCGTCCCTTCCAATTCGTTTTCCTGAaatctttcattttctcttaTACTTTACTTTGTTTCTATGGAGACGTGCGTCTTTCATTTAGAAGTGGACTTGAGAATCTGAATTAAATCATCTTTGTTGCCATGGTCAgagaggatcccaccaactaggaaagtgctttggaataacgtgcaaacatgaacaaaaacataataaataaaataaaaattaatacaATTAGGCAGTCATAATAgaattaacaaataaataacccacaaacaacaacgcCGATCACAGGGTCcaagtgtcggagacagtcatCCCCAGCCGGCTccagctggtcaggaagtctgtaatccatctgcagagggagtcaggcacgttgagctggcgaagcttgtcttcaagcagagctgtagaatcgtgttaaaggctgagctgaagtctacaaacaggatcctggcataggttcctggggagtccagatgctccagaacgaaatgaagggcctggttcactgcatcgtccacagatctgttggctctgtaggcaaactgcaatgagtccaggtgagaagcagtgatagatttcaggtgagagagaaccaggcgctcaaaggactcaTCCCGTGTGTAAGAACATGCAGATGCACCATTAAAACACTAAACACACTAAATAACAcacacgataattccaggccagccttcacCATAACTAAACCAACCCATGAGTCAGCAGTGCTACCGTTTCCTCTCCACTCCCATAAGCTAACACCATCAACACAGTCATTATCTGGCACAAAGCCCTGGAGGACGAACCTCTTCCTGCCTCAGCTGACACCGGCTGCATAACAAACCTCACTACAAAAACATTTGTACTTGAGATGCCCGCACTCCCCGTAAATGGcagatttgtttttaacatcCTAAATGTCACCTTGTGTGTTTAACAAGTGAGTCAACATCATCGAGAGTGTTGAATCAATACTGGTGTTTGCCTCGTCGTCCTCTCAATCCGGTCCGGTTTGATGGCCCTGCAGTGTGTCCTCCCGTCCCGTATCTGGGATGTTATTTATCGCAGGTCTGACATTGTGAAGAGGTCGGTCAATATCAGTGATGTGATTGCCAGCGAGCGGCAGAGCGTCGTAAATCAGATCAATCAGCCCGCAGCGTCTCATTTTGTAAAGAGGACGGCCTCGCCGCTCCATTCTTAATGGACTGATCTACATGGAGGAGCCGCACCTTTCGCTTTTACCGCCGCCTTGTAAATCACATGTGACGTTTTCACGAGAACAAACGTAAAGGATGGCAGCTGGTGTACGAACTCTCATGGAGCTTCTACAATCATATCAGGCAGGACCAGAACACAGGCGCAATTGGTGGTTGTGTTGAGGACTGCGCGTGAGCGGGGGTCGAGGCAGGTCAGAATTAGAGAGGACATTTTAATTGCAGTTTAAATTGCTGCGTCCTGAGGGGACCATCACCGCCTGTCTTAAAGTGTGTAGAGTCAAAGATGTAATGTCACAACAGCTTAGGTTGACTTGTGGAAATGGCTGTATGGAAATGCAAAATGAGAATTCAATCATGGGAAACAATTCAAGACGAACCACAAGGAAAAAGAGTggaaagaaacaaagcaaaactcGACGGCAAGACCTGGTCAAAAGTAAAACACCAAAGGGGAAATAAAGCAGGCGGGGATCAACCGcaggaagagggaaaaaaaagacatttaaaatgtgtccTGTAAGAGAAAACAAAGTGACTGGAATTAAAGCCGGACCGGGAGAAAACAAGACCAGAAACAAATTGCCCTCGAGGGGAATAATGTTAGGAACGAAAGAGTTGCAAAAACAGCTGATTAAACGGACTAGGTGGTCTATAAAAAGCAAAGTGAAATAGGGTGGTTTGCCAGTTAATGTAAGAACAATACAATCAGCTTAAAAAATAAACCTTGCTTCAGGAGAATACAGATGAATTTCAGCTCCTCTACATTGGACTTCAACAGAACTGTTGTGGAGAAGTAACGTAACTAAGCAAATTGAAATGTCCTGAAAAGTGACAGATgcacaaacaaaccaaagtgCTGCGATGAAACTTCTTGTACAGATCTATAAAATCCAATGAattgattaaaaagaaaaagctccCGGCTGTTCAACTCGGGTCAATACTTTGAATCATTGAACTGTTTATCCATAGGTGATCGTAGGTTCTGTTCAAAGCCTGTTGCCTCCGGACACGTACGTGCTCGTGCATGTTTGTGGAGGGTCGGCGAGTGCGCGGAGATAATCTCGAGCGCTTGTCCGTT includes these proteins:
- the LOC128767475 gene encoding THO complex subunit 3-like isoform X1 → MASPSSQGPTESLRSTKVREMSAHTARVHSVAWSCDGERLASGSVDKTAGVFMLEKDRLVTEHNYRGHSDSVDQLCWHPTNPDLFVTASLDKSIRIWDVRTTKCVAAVNTKGENINICWSPDGQTIAVGNKDDVVSFVDTKTHRFRAEKQFKFEVNEISWNNDNDMFFLTNGNGCINLLSYPDLKPIQSIKAHPSNCICIKFDPTGKYFATGSTDALVSLWDVDELVCVRCFSRLEWPVRTLSFSHDGKMLASASEDHFIDIADIETGGEPPQTSSSVSGSLSPSLQGRTSGRSSATPPPSQWPGTPRGYCWRTPATSRTVSTTAAVTWGWSDSLNFQITPDNDT
- the LOC128767475 gene encoding THO complex subunit 3-like isoform X2 produces the protein MASPSSQGPTESLRSTKVREMSAHTARVHSVAWSCDGERLASGSVDKTAGVFMLEKDRLVTEHNYRGHSDSVDQLCWHPTNPDLFVTASLDKSIRIWDVRTTKCVAAVNTKGENINICWSPDGQTIAVGNKDDVVSFVDTKTHRFRAEKQFKFEVNEISWNNDNDMFFLTNGNGCINLLSYPDLKPIQSIKAHPSNCICIKFDPTGKYFATGSTDALVSLWDVDELVCVRCFSRLEWPVRTLSFSHDGKMLASASEDHFIDIADIETGENLWEVQCDSPTFTVAWHPKRLLLAYACDVTDGKYDSSRDVGMVRLFEFPNHT